A window of the Phragmites australis chromosome 20, lpPhrAust1.1, whole genome shotgun sequence genome harbors these coding sequences:
- the LOC133902271 gene encoding AAA-ATPase At4g25835-like — translation MKEYWTALASLMGALAFLQGVLHAVFPTELRAAVARLLGRVTRAFSPYCYFDVTEMDGMSTNEIYDAVQLYLSSTAAPAAGARLSLSRPLNASSFTFGLAASDRVVDSFRGAAVTWEHVVAPRQGQGFSWRPLPEEKRRFTLRIRRGDRDKLLPAYLDHILAAAVDIRRRSQDRLLYTNARGGAMDTRGLPWDPVPFKHPSTFDTLAMDPASKAAIMADLRDFADGSAFYERTGRAWKRGYLLYGPPGTGKSSMIAAMANYLGYDVYDLELTEVGSNAELRKLLMKTTSKSIIVIEDIDCSVDLTNRVAAPPAPKPRPNIDGTINQDGGTGAGRSITLSGLLNFTDGLWSCCGAERIFVFTTNHVEKLDPALLRSGRMDMHIFMSYCSFPALRILLKNYIGFQGDELDHPSDSDDGAAVMQGLEEWIDSAEITPADVSEVLIKNRRNGKKEAMRELLDLLKARAEKRRRNSCTVAVTAKEGGDNEEEEEKRALESPKEGKEQAGIDSCRDGQDEEAEAKKQV, via the coding sequence TTCTCTCCCTACTGCTACTTCGACGTCACGGAGATGGACGGGATGAGCACCAACGAGATCTACGACGCCGTGCAGCTGTACCTCAGCAGCACCGCCGCGCCGGCGGCTGGGGCGCGGCTCAGCCTGTCGCGCCCGCTCAACgcctcctccttcaccttcGGTCTCGCCGCCAGCGACCGCGTCGTGGACAGCTTCCGCGGCGCGGCCGTCACGTGGGAGCACGTGGTGGCGCCGCGCCAGGGGCAGGGCTTCTCGTGGCGCCCGCTCCCAGAGGAGAAGCGCCGGTTCACGCTCCGCATCCGCCGCGGGGACAGGGACAAGCTGCTCCCGGCGTACCTCGACCACATCCTCGCCGCGGCGGTCGACATCCGGCGCCGGAGCCAGGACCGGCTGCTCTACACCAACGCGCGCGGCGGGGCCATGGACACGCGCGGCCTGCCATGGGACCCCGTCCCCTTCAAGCACCCGAGCACGTTCGACACGCTCGCCATGGACCCGGCTAGCAAGGCCGCCATCATGGCCGACCTCCGCGACTTCGCTGACGGGAGCGCGTTCTACGAGCGCACTGGCCGCGCTTGGAAGCGCGGGTACCTTCTGTACGGCCCGCCGGGAACGGGCAAGTCTAGCATGATCGCCGCCATGGCGAACTACCTCGGCTACGACGTGTACGACCTCGAGCTCACAGAGGTCGGCAGCAACGCTGAGCTCCGGAAGCTGCTGATGAAGACCACGTCCAAGTCCATCATCGTGATCGAGGACATCGACTGCTCCGTCGACCTCACCAACCGGGTCGCCGCGCCTCCGGCGCCGAAGCCGCGGCCGAACATCGACGGCACGATCAATCAGGACGGGGGCACCGGGGCGGGGCGGTCGATCACGCTCTCCGGCCTGCTCAACTTCACCGACGGCCTGTGGTCGTGCTGCGGCGCGGAGCGCATCTTCGTCTTCACCACCAACCACGTCGAGAAGCTGGACCCGGCGCTGCTCCGGTCCGGCCGGATGGACATGCACATCTTCATGAGCTACTGCTCATTTCCGGCGCTCAGGATCCTCCTCAAGAACTACATCGGCTTCCAGGGCGACGAGCTGGACCATCCCAGCGACTCGGACGACGGCGCGGCGGTCATGCAGGGGCTCGAGGAGTGGATCGACTCCGCGGAGATCACGCCGGCGGACGTGAGCGAGGTGCTGATCAAGAACCGCAGGAACGGGAAGAAGGAAGCAATGCGAGAGCTGCTCGACCTCCTCAAGGCACGCGCTGAGAAGCGGCGGCGCAATAGCTGCACGGTGGCGGTGACGGCGAAGGAAGGCGGCGACaacgaagaggaagaggagaagagggcGCTGGAGAGCCCCAAGGAGGGCAAGGAGCAGGCCGGCATCGACAGCTGCAGGGACGGACAGGACGAGGAGGCAGAGGCCAAGAAACAGGTGTGA